A single region of the Labeo rohita strain BAU-BD-2019 chromosome 3, IGBB_LRoh.1.0, whole genome shotgun sequence genome encodes:
- the atg4db gene encoding cysteine protease atg4da: MDVSDEFDCGMEPTDDLASFEVVNVSNLGLLDLSADDDGYVQETKDKTKLKTKLVSAWNNVRYRGWSLKSKPRLSKRSPVCLLGQSYQLSYSGERESFRRAFSSLLWMTYRKGFLPLDGSGLTSDAGWGCMLRSAQMLLAQGLMLHMMPAGWTWPATHHQTKDDLEVLDAHMLDDSLRESQRDSGKPRRRSLETALECESHEEQTHRRIVSWFGDLPSAPFGLHRLVELGRASGKRAGDWYGPAIAAHIFQNAVAASEVSDLAVYVAQDCTVYIGDVLKLCGTSRMDFSLRCRSGWKSLVLLVPVRLGSDVLNPAYARCVKRLLELRCCMGIIGGKPKHSLFFVGFQDDQLIYLDPHYCQTAVDVQQDNFPLASFHCKTVRKMPFNRMDPSCTVGFYAGSRADFQTLCSDVTKALTSPEEKYPIFTFVEGHKEEERSCTSDSVAYIKTKDKLGRIKKKSSVDEFVLL, from the exons ATGGATGTGAGTGATGAGTTTGACTGTGGGATGGAGCCCACAGATGACCTCGCGTCATTTGAGGTGGTCAACGTGTCAAACCTGGGACTGCTGGATCTCAGCGCGGATGACGATGGATATGTCCAGGAGACAAAGGACAAGACCAAACTCAAAACTAAACTCGTTTCAGCGTGGAATAATGTCAGATATAGAG GTTGGTCTTTGAAGAGCAAGCCGCGTCTCAGTAAGAGAAGTCCTGTGTGTCTGCTGGGACAGTCCTATCAGCTGAGTTACAGCG GAGAGCGGGAGAGTTTCCGGCGGGCGTTCTCCTCCCTGCTGTGGATGACCTATAGGAAAGGTTTCCTGCCGCTGGATGGCTCGGGCCTCACATCTGACGCGGGATGGGGCTGCATGCTCCGCAGTGCACAGATGCTGTTAGCTCAGGGACTAATGCTGCACATGATGCCCGCAG GTTGGACGTGGCCTGCAACGCATCATCAGACCAAAGATGACCTGGAGGTGTTAGACGCTCACATGCTGGACGACTCCCTCAGAGAGAGCCAGCGTGACTCGGGAAAACCTCGCAGACGCAGTCTGGAAACCGCGTTAGAATGCGAGTCTCACGAGGAGCAGACTCACCGGAGGATCGTGTCCTGGTTCGGCGATCTGCCCTCCGCCCCGTTCGGGCTGCACCGGCTAGTGGAGTTGGGCAGAGCCTCTGGGAAGCGGGCGGGTGACTGGTACGGACCAGCCATCGCGGCCCACATATTCCA gaATGCTGTGGCAGCGTCTGAAGTGTCCGATCTGGCGGTGTATGTGGCGCAGGACTGCACAG TGTACATTGGAGACGTGTTAAAACTGTGTGGGACGTCCCGTATGGATTTCTCATTGAGGTGCAGGTCTGGCTGGAAGTCGCTGGTTCTGCTGGTTCCTGTGCGTTTGGGGTCCGATGTGTTGAATCCTGCTTACGCACGATGTGTCAAG AGGTTGCTGGAGCTGCGGTGCTGCATGGGAATCATTGGAGGGAAACCCAAACACTCGCTATTCTTTGTGGGATTCCAGG ATGATCAGCTGATCTATTTGGATCCTCATTACTGTCAGACTGCTGTAGACGTCCAACAAGACAACTTCCCTTTAGCG TCGTTTCACTGTAAAACTGTAAGGAAGATGCCATTTAACCGCATGGATCCGAGCTGTACAGTGGGCTTCTACGCCGGCAGCAGAGCAGATTTCCAGACTCTGTGCTCAGACGTCACTAAA GCTCTGACATCCCCCGAAGAGAAGTACCCCATCTTCACATTTGTGGAGGGACATAAGGAGGAGGAGAGGAGCTGTACGTCAGACTCAGTCGCTTATATAAAAACCAAAGACAAACTAGGCAGAATCAAAAAGAAGAGCAGTGTGGATGAATTTGTGCTCCTGTGA